DNA sequence from the Paenibacillus azoreducens genome:
AAATTCGGTTTGCTCCGAAATACCATCGACGGATGGAACGGATGGAATCCAATATAGCTCCTGACGGCTAAGTTCCCTGTTCACGAGATACACCTGTTTAAAACGGGCTTGGGTATTATATAGTTCTATAATTCGTTTCATAGGATCGGAAAGAAGCGGTTGTGATGTGGACAAAGGAAGCCAGTCCGTAAACTCGGCATCTGCCGTTGCATGAACATCCAACACCTGTGCTGGAAGCATGCGAACAAATGGCGTTTTGAAAAAACTCATATTTGCAGGTTTGATATGGCGGGAAATCCTTTTATCATCGAGCACACTATAATAGTGGCGCATATAGACTCCTCCTTACTCCGTCCATACGATGGATTCACGCTGTGAATCACTAAGCTTCCAGTGCTGCTGGTATATTCTCGGGACACGGGTCCCTTGCATGGAGGCTCCCTCAAAATATGCATGTTCAAAGGAATGCACATTCGTAAAATCGGCCTCGTCCAGATTGGCATGTTCAAAACGTATCCCGCAAAGGCCGGGAGTTCGCAGTCCATTTTCTCGATCCACTCGCCCGCTAGCCTCGCTAAAGTTCACGCCTTTTAGATGACAGTATCTAAAGTCCGTATCAGATAGCAGGCAGCCTTGGAAGCTTCCTCCTTCTACATTGGCTTGCTGCCAGCGGGTCCCTAGCAGTATACAGGTATGAAACTGGCTTCCCCGCAGGTCACTGTAGCTGAAATCGTTATAGCGCAAATCCTTTTGGAACTGATGAAGATGAGGGAGGGAGAGCGACTTCAAGTTTTCGTAAACATAAGGTTCTTCTTCGCTGGATTGCATTAATTGTTCAAATACTTCATCTGCACGGAGCGGTTCCTGATCCCAGACATAAAGATTTTCACTAATATCTCTGTACTCACCCGTCCGAATGAGCAGTCGTTCAGCTTTATGGATGGCCTGATATTCAGGCGATTGAACGGATTCAGCTATAGCCAGACGTACAAGAGAATCCACAAATGAGTGAAAAAAGGGTGCGGATTCTAATATCAGCCGTTCAACATCCGCAGAATTTATCGCCCCCATGTATATTTTTCGCTGCTGCTCCAAGTTTTCCAACATGGCACTCATCGGTGCATAGGCCCATGAAGCGTCATAGGTTAACTTGCAATCGGAATCATCTTCGTACCATTCGGCAGAATAAGCTTCGACCATATACAGGTAGGATTGCTCCAGCATCTGAGTGCGCAGGAACGAGTAGTGAATATATCCAATCGGTTCTTTTAGGCCCTGTTGCTGCATGCTCAGAATGTATGCACACAAATCCCTGAACGATTGTTTGAAGTCGGAGATCAGCCCAGCTTGGCAGCGGTGGAACTTGGCTTCCAGTTTGTCCAACTCAGATTCTAACAAAGGTGTAAAATGATGTTCTTTAAAATGGTGTAATGCCGCTTGTTTATCCATTCTGATCGGGCTACCTTTCGTTAGTTCATCTTAATTTCCGTGCCGGAAAAGGTGGTTTTG
Encoded proteins:
- a CDS encoding imm11 family protein, encoding MRHYYSVLDDKRISRHIKPANMSFFKTPFVRMLPAQVLDVHATADAEFTDWLPLSTSQPLLSDPMKRIIELYNTQARFKQVYLVNRELSRQELYWIPSVPSVDGISEQTEFYAHDQTLKHLVLDSQKLKEHHFFRLSGVREPYFIVSLEAAESLLRRSLSGFQLQKLEIL
- a CDS encoding pentapeptide repeat-containing protein, which translates into the protein MDKQAALHHFKEHHFTPLLESELDKLEAKFHRCQAGLISDFKQSFRDLCAYILSMQQQGLKEPIGYIHYSFLRTQMLEQSYLYMVEAYSAEWYEDDSDCKLTYDASWAYAPMSAMLENLEQQRKIYMGAINSADVERLILESAPFFHSFVDSLVRLAIAESVQSPEYQAIHKAERLLIRTGEYRDISENLYVWDQEPLRADEVFEQLMQSSEEEPYVYENLKSLSLPHLHQFQKDLRYNDFSYSDLRGSQFHTCILLGTRWQQANVEGGSFQGCLLSDTDFRYCHLKGVNFSEASGRVDRENGLRTPGLCGIRFEHANLDEADFTNVHSFEHAYFEGASMQGTRVPRIYQQHWKLSDSQRESIVWTE